The Fontisubflavum oceani genomic interval GCTTTATGACAGCCGGGTCATCACCCGGTTTCTGGATCATCGGGCGCAAGCTGGCCTTTACCCGGAAGAGCGGCTTTGGGATGTGCTGACGCTTGAGGCAACGGCGGATGGGATCATGGAGGCAGCCGTGCTCATGGTCTATGAGAAGCGCGTGCGGCCCGAAGAATTCTGGTACGAGCCCTGGCTCGACGCGCAATGGGGCAAGGTCACTGGGGCATTGGACGCCTTGGAGAGCCGTTGGATGAGCCATCTCCACGGGCCGCTTGATATGGGGCAACTCGCGGTTGGATGCGCGCTCAGCTATCTCGATTTCCGCCATGGCGACAAGGACTGGCGCGCCGGGCGGGATAGTCTTGCGGCGTGGTATGGCAAAGTCGCAAAACGCCCCTCGATGCAGTCGACGATGCCGCCTGCGGCATGAGGATCTTCCGAGTCGCGGATGCCGATGGGATGGTCGGGTGCCATTTGGTGCGCCAGACCGTTTTCATGGGAGAGCAGGGCGTGACCGCTGCCGAGGAATGGGACGGGCTGGACGATCAATGCCTGCATTTCTTGGCCGAAGATGAGGCCGGCCCGGCGGGGACCGCGCGGGTCTTGCCGCTGACCGATGGCGTGGCGAAGATACAGCGCGTGGCGGTTCTCTCGTCGCATCGCGGGACGGGTCTGGGCATGCAGCTGATGCAAGCGGTGCTGGAGGACCTGACTGCGGAGGGGTTCAAAACTGCCGCGTTGGATGGGCAGATCTATGCGATCCCGTTTTATGAGCGCCTTGGCTTCGCCGCCGAAGGGCCGGAATTTGAGGATGCGGGGATCATGCACCGTTATATGACCCGCCCGCTTTAAGCTTTGAACAGATCACT includes:
- a CDS encoding glutathione S-transferase — protein: MQLVGSPPSPFVRKCRVVLAETGQDDVEIIDVSTTPVNTAPEAAAANPLGKIPALLRDGGPALYDSRVITRFLDHRAQAGLYPEERLWDVLTLEATADGIMEAAVLMVYEKRVRPEEFWYEPWLDAQWGKVTGALDALESRWMSHLHGPLDMGQLAVGCALSYLDFRHGDKDWRAGRDSLAAWYGKVAKRPSMQSTMPPAA
- a CDS encoding GNAT family N-acetyltransferase; protein product: MRIFRVADADGMVGCHLVRQTVFMGEQGVTAAEEWDGLDDQCLHFLAEDEAGPAGTARVLPLTDGVAKIQRVAVLSSHRGTGLGMQLMQAVLEDLTAEGFKTAALDGQIYAIPFYERLGFAAEGPEFEDAGIMHRYMTRPL